The uncultured Methanolobus sp. sequence CGGTTGATATTGATTTTTTGACTGTATTTGTTATCATCTTTACGATATATCTAATGAGTAATCAGCATCTATAAAGTTAACTTTACTTTATCTAAAGTTTATTTTTTGACAAATATTAAATAGAATTTGGTTATTGTAAGGTACATCAACACTTGAGGTATAAACAATGACAATAGTTACAGATGCAAAAAATGGTAAGATCACAGAAGAGATGAAGATCGTTGCCGAGATCGAAGGTAAAGACCCGGAGTTCATCAGACGCGGTATCGCATCAGGAAGAATTGTAATCCCAATGACACCATACAGGGACATAAAACTCTGCGGTATGGGTGAAGGTCTCACAACTAAGGTAAACGCATCCATTGGTGCATCATCAGATATCGTTGATCTTGACATGGAAGTTGCAAAAGCAAAAGCAGCAGAGGCAGCAGGCGCAGATACACTTATGGAGCTTGGTACCGGTGGAGATTTCCTTGGTATCAGAAAAGCAGTCTGTGATGCAATCTCTCTCCCAGTAGGTTCTGTTCCACTCTATCAGGCATTCATCACAGCAGCAAAGAGAGATGGTTCCATTGTCCACATGACAGAGGACGACCTCTGGCACGCAACCGAGGAACAGGCAAAGCTCGGTACAAACTTCATGGCTATCCACACAGGTATCAACAACATTGTTCTTGACAGGTTGAAGGCTCACGGTAGATTTGGCGGCCTCTGCTCCCGTGGTGGTGCATTCATGAGCACATGGATGCTGCACAACGAGAAGGAAAACCCACTTTACGCAGAGTTCGATTACCTTTGTGAAATCCTCAAGGAACACGAAGTTACCCTTTCAACCGGAAACGGAATGCGTGCAGGTGCAGTTGCAGATGCAACAGACAGGGCACAGGTACAGGAGCTTATTATTAACTCCGAATGCGCACAGAAAGCACACGATAAGTACGACCTTCAGGTTATCGTAGAAGGACCAGGTCACGTACCACTGGATGAAGTAGCGATGAACGTCAAGCTCATGAAAGCAATGAGTGATGGAAAGCCATTCTACATGCTTGGCCCACTTGTATCAGACATCGGTGCAGGCCGTGACCACATAGTAACAGCAATCGGTGCATCAGCTTCAGCAGCAGCAGGCTGTGACTTCCTCTGTTACGTAACACCAGCAGAACACCTTGCTCTTCCAAACCTTGAAGATGTTGTCGAAGGTGTCAAGACTTCAAAGATCGCAGCACACGTTGGTGACATGGTCAAGTATCCAAACACAGCTCGTGAAGTTGACCTCGCAATGGGCAGAGCACGCGCAAAACTTGACTGGGAAGCACAGTACAAACTCGCACTCGACCCTGAACTTGCAAGGAGCACCAGGGACAGCAGATCACCAGGTGATGAGGATGCATGTACAATGTGCGGTGACTTCTGCGCTCTTAAAATCGTAAACCAGAACTACGACCTTTGCAAATAATGCCACCGGGCATTATTTCTCTTCTTTTTTCTTCTTCGTATCTACACAAATATCTTTTTCCCTGTTTTTCTTGATATTTTTATAATCCAGTGGGTCTCAGAACCTAAGCAGGCGATACGCACCCTCAAAAAAATGAAGAATAACACAGCATTTTTGCTGATTGTTCTTGTTCTGAACACGTTTTGTTGTTAGAACGATTTGAGTATTTATTTATATCAAAACAGACAAAAAATATCTTATGTCAGTAATTACCCTCACTACTGATTTCGGAACACTTTATCCTGCATCCATGAAGGGTGCTATACTTAGCATAAATCCTGATGCTACAATTGTTGACATTAGTCATTCAGTTCCTCCCATTGACATCAGGGCAGGTGCTTTTGCTATCTATTCGGTGGTCAGGCATTTCCCACCCGGAACAATTCACGTGGGTGTGATTGATCCGGGAGTAGGTACTGACCGCAAGGCAATTATTGTCAGGGCAGGCGATCAGTGCTTTGTAGGTCCGGATAATGGTCTTCTGATTCCTGGCGCCAGGCTTCTGGGAGAGTTTCAGGTTTATGAAATTCAGGACGGAATTCTCCCGGAGAGTATTTCCTCAACATTTCATGGGAGGGATATATTCGCTCCAGCTGCTGCTCATCTATCTGCGGGACGTGACGTTCAGGAAATTGCCAGCAAAACCGATGATTACGTTGATCTTGATTTTTCCGGCTATACCATCGAAAAACAGTTCATCGAAGCAATTGTAGTGTATGTGGATGATTTTGGTAACATAATCACCAATATTCCTGCCGAAAAGCTTCTGGATAAAATAGAACCGGGAACCATTTTGTCAGTATCCGGCAGGCAAATGCCATTCATGAAAATCTACAGTGACGTACCTAAATGGGGAATCGTTGCATTGGTGGGAAGCCATGGTTTCTTTGAAATTTCTGTTAATCAGGGTAGTGCATCACGCTTACTTCACCTGACAAATGGAAACAGTATCCGTATCGGAATAATGGGCAGTCTCTGATTGCGGTCTTAATTCCTTACTTTTCTGACAACATATACGCATGCCATTGCAACTATGGCAAATATTGCACTGTTCTGGCCTGTTGCAGGGCTTTTTTCTTCAGTTTCTCCATTGCTTTCATGAGTGGTTATCTCTACGTCTCCCACTGCAATCTCTGCGTTGGTTATTGTTGCGTCCAGATTATCTCCTGCGGAATTGGTAATTACTACATTTTTCATTTCAAGTTCGGAAATTCCGGAGTTGTCCTTTGTCTGAAGTGTGATGGTAGCAAAAACATCCCTGTCAAGCATCATGTCATCTCCCATTATTACGGAATAAATATTGGTAACAGTTCCAAGTTCGTTATCAATAGTTCCCTTTGAAAATATCGTGTTTTCTCCGCCTTGCTTGAAAAAGTTTCCTTCTTTTATGGATGCAATTTCCATAAGTGTAGGATCGTACACCAGTTCCATCTCAGCGCCGGATACGTTTACACTACTTTCGATTATGATATCTAACGTGAATTCTTCATTTTCCTCAACACTGAGCTGAGAAGGTGCAAATGCAACTATGGTTTCTGCATTTCCGGTTTCTGCAAGCAATAGTGTTATGAGAATAAAGACAGAAACAACTGCTAGTCTCTTACAGATTTCAATATGTGTAATGGTGATCACCTTCAATTATTCTATATTATTATTGGTGGGTTATTATATTAAAATCATTGCAGGTTGTATTATGGTGAATTTCACATCCATTCATAGTGTCTTGCAACTTCAGTATTGAAATTATACATAAGGCTGTTCTCGACATAACCAAAGAAAAGGCATTTCTGGCAATTGCGTGCTTTCTCTTTTCGGAGGTTCTCTGTCCTTTTCCAGAAATTTGCAATACCTTCGCTGATATGTCCAATTCGCTCTCGATGAACCCTGCAGTTTTCGATGCTGCCATCTGCTGTTACGTCAAGTATGATGTCATTTGCATGGCACGTAAACTCAGGGTCCAGATCACGGACCATTTTAAGATATGTATAGGAGTTTATTATCGGATAACCTTCTTTTTTCATCTCAATTATCCTGTCAACGGCCTGATGGTACTTTGAGATTTCACGTATTCCCATTCTGT is a genomic window containing:
- the thiC gene encoding phosphomethylpyrimidine synthase ThiC, which encodes MTIVTDAKNGKITEEMKIVAEIEGKDPEFIRRGIASGRIVIPMTPYRDIKLCGMGEGLTTKVNASIGASSDIVDLDMEVAKAKAAEAAGADTLMELGTGGDFLGIRKAVCDAISLPVGSVPLYQAFITAAKRDGSIVHMTEDDLWHATEEQAKLGTNFMAIHTGINNIVLDRLKAHGRFGGLCSRGGAFMSTWMLHNEKENPLYAEFDYLCEILKEHEVTLSTGNGMRAGAVADATDRAQVQELIINSECAQKAHDKYDLQVIVEGPGHVPLDEVAMNVKLMKAMSDGKPFYMLGPLVSDIGAGRDHIVTAIGASASAAAGCDFLCYVTPAEHLALPNLEDVVEGVKTSKIAAHVGDMVKYPNTAREVDLAMGRARAKLDWEAQYKLALDPELARSTRDSRSPGDEDACTMCGDFCALKIVNQNYDLCK
- a CDS encoding S-adenosyl-l-methionine hydroxide adenosyltransferase family protein, which translates into the protein MSVITLTTDFGTLYPASMKGAILSINPDATIVDISHSVPPIDIRAGAFAIYSVVRHFPPGTIHVGVIDPGVGTDRKAIIVRAGDQCFVGPDNGLLIPGARLLGEFQVYEIQDGILPESISSTFHGRDIFAPAAAHLSAGRDVQEIASKTDDYVDLDFSGYTIEKQFIEAIVVYVDDFGNIITNIPAEKLLDKIEPGTILSVSGRQMPFMKIYSDVPKWGIVALVGSHGFFEISVNQGSASRLLHLTNGNSIRIGIMGSL
- a CDS encoding cohesin domain-containing protein; the protein is MITITHIEICKRLAVVSVFILITLLLAETGNAETIVAFAPSQLSVEENEEFTLDIIIESSVNVSGAEMELVYDPTLMEIASIKEGNFFKQGGENTIFSKGTIDNELGTVTNIYSVIMGDDMMLDRDVFATITLQTKDNSGISELEMKNVVITNSAGDNLDATITNAEIAVGDVEITTHESNGETEEKSPATGQNSAIFAIVAMACVYVVRKVRN